The Blastopirellula sediminis sequence GAGCCTGCAGACGGGGCAAATTGACGCCGGCGTCACCTGGGAACCATATATCTCGCAGATTTTGTCGAGCGGGAAAATGAGAGTTTTGATGGACGGCGCCGGTTTGAAATCGGGCAACGAAGTCATTGCGGTGAACAAAACGCTGGTTGAGCAATCGCCGGAAGTTGTGCAGACGATCTTGGCTGCGTTTCAGCGTGGACATCAATTCCTGCAAGAGCACCCGAACGAAGCGGCGAAGCTCATCGCGGAAGACGTCAATTTGGAACCGGCCCAGGTTGAAGAGGCGTTTAACAAGATCATCTTTTTTCCCAAAATCGACGAAGGGACGATGTCCGAGTTCGAGGCGACGCAGAAATTTCTGCACGAACTTGGGGTCAATCGCAAGACGGTCGATATCGCACAGTTCGTCGATTTGCAGTTTCAGTCCGCTACGGCGCCTTAATAGGAGTGATGATCATGTCGAGTCTCGTTTGGAGAATCTGGCTGCCGTTGGCGGTTATCTTGGTTTGGCAGGGACTGTCGAGCGTCGGGCTAATTACTCCGCTCCTGTTGCCGTCGCCTTTGGCTGTCGGCGAAAGTGCGGTGAATTTGATTGAATCGGGAGAAATTTTCGGCCACATTGCCGTTAGTTTGCTGCGGGTTTTTGAGGGGTTCCTGCTGGCCGCCATCGTTGGCGTCCTGCTTGGTTCGGCGATCGGCCTTTGGTCGACTTTCGATCAAACTTTCGATTGGCTGTTGCAGACCCTGAAGCCGATTCCGCCGATCGGCTGGTTCCCGTTGGCCGTCTTGTGGTTTGGAATTGGTGAAGTTTCCAAGGTTTTCATTATTTTTCTGGGCGCTTTTTTCCCGATTCTTGTCAATGTCGTGGCCGGTATCCGCCAGACCGACAAGCACTACATCGAACTTGCTCGGGTTCACGAAATTCGCTTTCGGAAGTTCTTCTTTCAGGTCATTGTTCCCGGCGCTTTACCGTCGATTTTGACCGGACTCCGTATTGGTATCGGATTTGCATGGACTTGCGTCGTCGCTGCAGAGCTGCTCGCCGCCGAATCGGGGGTTGGATACCTGATCGTCGACGCTCGTCAGACGTTCCATGCCGACGTCGTGATCGTCGGGATGTTGACGATCGGCCTGTTAGGAACTTTGATGGATTTGGGCCTACGGCAAATTGAATCGCGACTTGTTCGGTGGAAGCAGCCATTCCCGGGAGTGGCAGGTTAATGTACTCGCCGACACGATCATGCCGCGACGATCGATTCATTCTATTCGCGGAGTTGCCTCGGTTGGTCGATTCTCATTACGTCAGGGGAGGGGGGCTCGGAAAGTCGGAGGCCGGTTCGGATCTTCGCTTTACGCTTCCTTCTCCCATCACCTTTCTCTTGCTTCCCGAATTCACTTCGATCGCGTTTTTCTCGGTCATCGAGGCGCTGCGGGTAGCGAACCGCTATGCGCCGAAGAAGTACGCGTGGAATTTGACGTCGCTCGAAGGGGGATCGGCGAAAGACTCAAACGGGATCGAAATCTGCGTCTCCAACAGCATCTTCGACCTGACCGAACCGCCGGGGACCGTCATGGTCGTCGGTGGAACCGCGCCTGATCGGTTTGCCATGCCGACCCTTTTCTCAAAGCTCCGCTGGTTTTCCAGCCAGGGGTGTTTATTGGGGGCGGTTGATACGGCGCAACAACTGTTGGCGATGGGAGGGTTTCTGGACGGTTATCGGGTCACGGTTCACTGGGAAAACGCGTCCGCGTTTCGCGAGCGATTTCCGATGTGCCGCCTGACGGTTAACCTGTTCGAATTCGATCGAAATCGGGTGACTTGCGCCGGCGGAACGGCCGGGATCGACATGGTGTTGCATGCCGTGGAAGCGGAGCATGGGCGAGACGTCGCGATTCGTGCGTCGGAGCATTTCATGCACGAACGGATCCGTTCCGGCTCAGAGGCCCAGCGTCTGAAGGCGACCGACCGCTGGGACATTCACCATATCAAACTGGTGAAGTCGATCGAACTGATGGAGGCCGAGATCGAAGAGCCTCTTACCACGGCCGAACTGGCCGCCGCCGTGTCTCTCTCTTCCCGACAATTGTCGCGACTCTTCAAGGAACATTTGAACGTCAGTCCGGGACAGTTTTATCTCGAACTGCGTCTTGATCGCGCTCATCAGATGATCTTGCATAGCGAGTTGAGCGTGAATGCCATTGCGTTTGCCTGCGGCTTTCAATCGCAATCGCATTTCTCGCGGGTCTATCGAGAAAAATTCGACGTATCTCCGCGGCAAACGCGTCGTCGAGAAGTCGAACGTCAGTTTCCGGTGA is a genomic window containing:
- a CDS encoding ABC transporter permease, whose protein sequence is MSSLVWRIWLPLAVILVWQGLSSVGLITPLLLPSPLAVGESAVNLIESGEIFGHIAVSLLRVFEGFLLAAIVGVLLGSAIGLWSTFDQTFDWLLQTLKPIPPIGWFPLAVLWFGIGEVSKVFIIFLGAFFPILVNVVAGIRQTDKHYIELARVHEIRFRKFFFQVIVPGALPSILTGLRIGIGFAWTCVVAAELLAAESGVGYLIVDARQTFHADVVIVGMLTIGLLGTLMDLGLRQIESRLVRWKQPFPGVAG
- a CDS encoding GlxA family transcriptional regulator, with amino-acid sequence MVDSHYVRGGGLGKSEAGSDLRFTLPSPITFLLLPEFTSIAFFSVIEALRVANRYAPKKYAWNLTSLEGGSAKDSNGIEICVSNSIFDLTEPPGTVMVVGGTAPDRFAMPTLFSKLRWFSSQGCLLGAVDTAQQLLAMGGFLDGYRVTVHWENASAFRERFPMCRLTVNLFEFDRNRVTCAGGTAGIDMVLHAVEAEHGRDVAIRASEHFMHERIRSGSEAQRLKATDRWDIHHIKLVKSIELMEAEIEEPLTTAELAAAVSLSSRQLSRLFKEHLNVSPGQFYLELRLDRAHQMILHSELSVNAIAFACGFQSQSHFSRVYREKFDVSPRQTRRREVERQFPVMQAPN